One Pichia kudriavzevii chromosome 3, complete sequence genomic window carries:
- a CDS encoding uncharacterized protein (PKUD0C03430; similar to Saccharomyces cerevisiae YMR177W (MMT1) and YPL224C (MMT2); ancestral locus Anc_6.248), translating to MFLKPSTIHALGQSYRRGNFLGLGPKSSFVNAVPQFAKRHHSHSHNSTSCDGHSHSHGSGTDDIPEKKVHHFYEYTPETGTRKTVAIKGEKVIYDPEDKIAPQTREGPGHGHSHAEFPEMDLMDFNGDDYTINVNPKKRSAWTKVKDFFNPHTPLAEMMGSHSQEHSHTHSHVNDAETLKLYDPKNLADEGVKITWIGFGVNCGMAVTKFAGGFYFHSQALIADAVHAVGDLISDVLTLTTVRFTNKKPDKLYPFGYGKIETCGSFMVSFILLYAGFQIGWSSFYEIVAPIVPNAIHDLMALVPVHSHNHVDVSNVISESAAHVHSHDHAEATVPAGTPEVANINAAWLALGSIAVKEWLFRATRNVGERLNSKVLIANAWHHRVDSLTSVVAVATISSGYFLGVYWLDAVGGLLVSMLVMKVGISGVVQSFKELIDKALPVDDTRYMKIEDSINVILMKKDSHVLIKELNILPSGTNLNLVVKLGVSPFNAEYEKRLTLEQMGSIADFLKSELSKEFHNIKHTSVQFISNKQEAEEGAEENQENEEESIDKAISEPTQSKKA from the coding sequence ATGTTTTTGAAGCCATCTACGATCCACGCTTTAGGTCAGTCGTATAGAAGAGGGAATTTCCTCGGATTAGGCCCcaaatcttcttttgtGAATGCAGTTCCCCAGTTTGCTAAGAGACACCATTCACATTCTCATAATAGCACTTCATGTGATGGACATTCGCATTCACATGGCTCAGGAACCGACGATATACCCGAAAAGAAAGTACACCATTTTTACGAGTACACTCCCGAGACAGGTACTAGGAAAACTGTTGCGATTAAAGGCGAAAAAGTTATCTACGATCCTGAAGATAAAATTGCACCCCAAACACGTGAAGGTCCTGGTCATGGCCACAGCCACGCCGAGTTCCCAGAGATGGATTTGATGGATTTCAATGGGGATGATTACACAATCAATGTCAATCCCAAAAAAAGGAGTGCTTGGACAAAAGTCAAGGATTTCTTCAATCCACATACTCCTCTGGCTGAGATGATGGGAAGCCATAGTCAAGAGCATTCGCACACACATTCACATGTAAATGATGCagaaactttgaaattataTGATCCAAAGAATTTGGCGGATGAAGGTGTTAAAATTACTTGGATTGGCTTTGGTGTCAATTGCGGTATGGCAGTTACAAAATTTGCCGGTGGGTTTTACTTTCATTCACAGGCCTTGATAGCTGATGCAGTTCATGCTGTCGGCGACCTAATTTCAGATGTTTTAACCCTCACCACTGTAAGATTTACTAATAAGAAGCCAGATAAACTATATCCTTTTGGCTACGGTAAAATCGAAACCTGCGGTTCCTTTATGGTGTCATTTATCCTATTATACGCTGGTTTCCAAATTGGTTGGAGCTCATTCTATGAGATTGTTGCTCCCATTGTTCCAAATGCAATTCATGATCTTATGGCACTGGTTCCGGTCCATTCACATAACCACGTGGATGTGTCTAATGTTATTTCTGAATCCGCCGCTCATGTTCACTCACATGATCATGCCGAAGCTACAGTTCCGGCCGGTACCCCCGAGGTTGCAAATATCAACGCAGCTTGGTTGGCGCTAGGTTCAATTGCCGTTAAGGAATGGTTATTTAGAGCGACCAGAAATGTGGGAGAAAGGTTGAATTCGAAGGTTCTAATTGCAAATGCTTGGCACCACAGAGTGGATTCATTGACTTCCGTAGTCGCTGTTGCAACCATTTCAAGTGGTTACTTCTTGGGAGTTTATTGGTTAGATGCTGTTGGTGGTTTATTAGTTTCTATGCTCGTAATGAAGGTCGGTATTTCTGGTGTTGTTCAATCATTTAAAGAGTTGATCGATAAGGCTCTACCTGTAGATGATACAAGATATATGAAAATAGAAGATTCCATCAATGTTATCctgatgaagaaagacAGTCACGTTTTAATCAAAGAGTTGAATATTTTACCGTCGGGTACTAATCTCAACCTTGTGGTCAAGCTTGGTGTTTCCCCATTCAACGCTGAATACGAGAAAAGACTCACTCTGGAACAAATGGGCTCAATAGctgattttctcaaatctGAACTGAGTAAGGAATTCCACAACATTAAGCATACTTCTGTTCAATTCATCTCTAATAAACAGGAGGCTGAGGAAGGCGCCGAGGAGAATCAGGAAAACGAAGAGGAATCGATCGACAAAGCCATTTCCGAACCTACACAATCTAAGAAGGCTTGA
- a CDS encoding uncharacterized protein (PKUD0C03440; similar to Saccharomyces cerevisiae YPL225W; ancestral locus Anc_6.249): MSAIPASFDPENPDNLEDIEKQFAVKAVQQMSTYWSLLNAVPPSKLKLTQFDDEIVEEFFKAFPEYNNKEKLAVLNEDELKTKEAKERWREYIKNFENKIDDYNFGTLLRVNASEEYSEENTIFVVRIQFYAFELARNRFGLNDWVYEKK; this comes from the coding sequence atGTCCGCAATTCCTGCAAGCTTTGATCCAGAAAACCCAGATAACTTAGAGGACATTGAGAAGCAATTTGCCGTGAAGGCAGTTCAGCAAATGAGTACATACTGGAGTTTACTTAATGCTGTCCCCCCATCCAAACTCAAGTTGACCCAATTTGACGACGAAATTGTCGAAGAGTTCTTCAAGGCCTTCCCAGAATATAACAACAAGGAGAAATTGGCTGTTCTGAATGAAGATGAACTGAAGACCAAAGAGGCAAAGGAGAGATGGAGAGAGTACATCAAGAACTTTGAGAATAAAATCGATGACTACAACTTTGGTACTTTACTCAGAGTCAATGCATCCGAGGAATACTCTGAAGAGAACACCATCTTTGTTGTCAGAATCCAATTCTACGCTTTTGAATTAGCAAGAAACAGATTTGGTTTGAATGATTGGGTGtatgaaaagaaataa
- a CDS encoding uncharacterized protein (PKUD0C03450; similar to Saccharomyces cerevisiae YGL076C (RPL7A) and YPL198W (RPL7B); ancestral locus Anc_6.206): MAGIPRPESQIKKAKRVERDQKAVVAARKARKFVNKEKRNALFKRTEAYTAEYAAAERAVIDAKRTARAEGSYFVPAESKVVFVVRIKGIMKIPPKSRKVFQLLRLTQINSGVFVKVTKATTELLKLVEQYTAIGYPSISTVRQLVYKRGYGKVNKQRIPLTDNAIVESVLGKYGIESVEDLIHEIVTVGPNFKQANNFLWPFKLSNPSGGWGVRRKFQHFIQGGSTGNREEYINQLVKKMI, translated from the exons ATGGCAGG AATCCCAAGACCAGAATCTCAAATCAAGAAGGCTAAGAGAGTCGAAAGAGACCAAAAGGCAGTTGTTGCAGCAAGAAAGGCTAGAAAGTTT GtcaacaaggaaaagagAAATGCTCTTTTCAAGAGAACCGAAGCTTACACTGCAGAATACGCAGCAGCAGAAAGAGCTGTCATTGATGCAAAGAGAACTGCAAGAGCAGAAGGTTCATACTTTGTTCCAGCTGAATCAAAGGTTGTTTTCGTTGTTAGAATCAAGGGTATTATGAAGATTCCACCAAAGTCTAGAAAGGTTTTCCAATTATTGAGATTAACCCAAATTAACTCTGGTGTTTTCGTCAAGGTTACCAAGGCAACCACCGAATTATTGAAGTTGGTTGAACAATACACTGCTATTGGTTACCCATCCATCTCTACTGTTAGACAATTAGTTTACAAGAGAGGTTACGGTAAGGTTAACAAGCAAAGAATCCCATTGACTGATAACGCTATTGTCGAATCTGTCTTAGGTAAGTACGGTATTGAATCTGTTGAAGACTTGATTCACGAAATCGTTACCGTTGGTCCAAACTTCAAGCAAGCTAACAACTTCTTGTGGCCATTCAAGTTATCTAACCCATCTGGTGGTTGGGGTGTCAGAAGAAAGTTCCAACACTTCATCCAAGGTGGTTCTACTGGTAACAGAGAAGAATACATTAACCAATTAGTCAAGAAGATGATCTAA
- a CDS encoding uncharacterized protein (PKUD0C03460; similar to Saccharomyces cerevisiae YPL199C; ancestral locus Anc_6.207), protein MASAGVASRGPMLNGNERDYNHVSDKEYVKFRNLAEEAYSKRQKLSALSQQAYQKGDKKSASELSRKAKEQLSIAEGYNEKAATYVFLENNKDSDDDDIDLHGLYIKEAEYILKQRIISGISKNQPKLDCIVGKGLHSKDGVAKLKPAVEELCRKANLKCWIDEKNAGVLHIGLKNASIPQSWYDINPHGIGAMDDNYFAYHPNEIPQGHQPSHQYNYAQSQPQPQQQANTNIQPYHQQNYHQQQQQQQQQQHNNNNNEEMALALCSVAAALFKCFYR, encoded by the exons ATGGCTTCTGCAGGTGTTGCCTCAAGAGGGCCTATGCTTAACG GCAATGAAAGGGACTACAATCACGTTTCTGATAAAGAGTATGTTAAATTTAGAAATCTAGCCGAAGAAGCTTATTCCAAGAGACAGAAGCTTTCTGCCCTGTCACAGCAAGCCTATCAAAAGGGAGACAAAAAATCTGCGAGTGAGCTTTCAAGAAAGGCCAAAGAGCAATTGTCAATTGCGGAAGGTTATAATGAAAAGGCAGCAACATATGTCTTTCTCGAGAATAACAAAGACTCGGACGACGATGACATTGACTTACATGGCCTGTATATTAAGGAGGCAGAGTATATTCTAAAACAGCGAATTATCAGTGGCATTAGTAAAAACCAACCAAAGTTGGATTGCATTGTTGGCAAGGGACTACACTCAAAGGACGGCGTTGCAAAGTTGAAGCCAGCAGTTGAAGAACTATGTCGTAAAGCTAACTTGAAATGCTGGATCGATGAGAAGAATGCTGGGGTATTGCACATTGGTTTGAAGAATGCTTCCATCCCTCAATCATGGTATGACATTAATCCACATGGTATAGGTGCCATGGATGATAACTACTTTGCATATCATCCTAACGAGATCCCCCAAGGTCACCAACCATCACACCAGTACAATTATGCTCAGTCTCAACCTCAACCTCAACAACAAGCCAACACAAACATACAACcttatcatcaacaaaactatcaccagcaacagcaacaacagcaacaacaacaacacaataacaacaacaacgagGAAATGGCTCTTGCACTGTGTTCTGTTGCAGCTGCTTTGTTTAAATGTTTCTACAGATAG